From the genome of Gavia stellata isolate bGavSte3 chromosome 3, bGavSte3.hap2, whole genome shotgun sequence, one region includes:
- the UBE2W gene encoding ubiquitin-conjugating enzyme E2 W: protein MASMQKRLQKELLALQNDPPPGMTLNEKSVQNSITQWIVDMEGAPGTLYEGEKFQLLFKFSSRYPFDSPQVMFTGDNIPVHPHVYSNGHICLSILTEDWSPALSVQSVCLSIISMLSSCKEKRRPPDNSFYVRTCNKNPKKTKWWYHDDTC, encoded by the exons AAACGATTACAAAAAGAACTATTGGCATTGCAAAATGATCCACCTCCAGGAATGACtctaaatgaaaaaagtgtACAAAATTCAATCACACA GTGGATTGTAGACATGGAAGGTGCTCCAGGAACACTATATGAAGGGGAGaaatttcagcttctttttaagTTCAGTAGTCGGTATCCTTTTGATTCGCCTCAG gTCATGTTTACTGGAGACAATATTCCTGTTCATCCTCATGTTTATAGCAATGGTCATATCTGTTTATCCATTCTAACAGAAGACTGGTCTCCAGCTCTCTCAGTGCAATCTGTTTGTCTTAGCATTATTAGCATGCTTTCCAGCTGCAAAGAAAAG AGGCGACCTCCGGATAACTCATTTTATGTAAGAACATGTAACAAGaatccaaagaaaacaaaatggtggTACCATG atgacaCATGTTGA